Proteins co-encoded in one Lysobacter solisilvae genomic window:
- the queE gene encoding 7-carboxy-7-deazaguanine synthase QueE, with protein sequence MSAVPTEVAASADRLKITEIFLSLQGEARQAGWPTVFVRLTGCPLRCQYCDTAYAFHGGDWWTIDDVVEQVRRQGVRHVCVTGGEPLAQKRCLVLLQQLCDAGFEVSLETSGALDIAAVDPRVSRVLDIKTPGSAEVHRNLWENLAQLTAHDQVKFVICSRADYEWARDVVAEHRLQDTCEVLFSPSFGQVQPRELADWIVADRLPVRFQMQLHKILWNDERGR encoded by the coding sequence ATGAGCGCCGTACCGACCGAGGTGGCCGCCTCCGCGGACCGCCTCAAGATCACCGAAATCTTCCTCTCGCTGCAGGGCGAGGCCCGCCAGGCGGGCTGGCCCACCGTGTTCGTGCGCCTCACCGGCTGCCCGCTGCGCTGCCAGTACTGCGACACCGCCTACGCCTTCCACGGCGGCGACTGGTGGACCATCGACGACGTCGTCGAGCAGGTCCGGCGCCAGGGCGTGCGCCACGTCTGCGTCACGGGCGGCGAGCCGCTGGCCCAGAAGCGCTGCCTGGTGCTGCTCCAGCAGCTCTGCGATGCCGGCTTCGAGGTGTCGCTGGAAACCTCCGGCGCACTGGACATCGCCGCGGTCGACCCGCGCGTGTCGCGCGTGCTCGACATCAAGACGCCCGGTTCGGCCGAAGTCCACCGCAACCTGTGGGAGAACCTGGCCCAGCTCACCGCGCACGACCAGGTCAAGTTCGTGATCTGCTCGCGCGCCGATTACGAGTGGGCCCGCGACGTCGTCGCCGAACACCGCCTGCAGGACACCTGCGAGGTGCTGTTCTCGCCCAGTTTCGGGCAGGTCCAGCCGCGTGAACTGGCCGACTGGATCGTCGCCGACCGCCTGCCGGTGCGCTTCCAGATGCAGCTGCACAAGATCCTCTGGAACGACGAGCGCGGTCGCTAG
- the ybgF gene encoding tol-pal system protein YbgF, which produces MRPRLLLATVALTLAFAAPAHAQRVSLADRVATLEARAANNQANVDMLNQLNQLRAEVQTLQAQVEELQQQNQQLLSSSKSQYIDLDSRLARLEGGAAPITPPATPVTTPATPPKAAAPVPQDRQPAVYGDPGALSQGAGERAAYDAAFGALKAGQYAQAAELFQGFLAQYPSGSFAPNALYWLGESYYVTQNYTLAREQFQMLIDRYPTHDKAPGALLKVGLSMYGARDFDGAQAALNEVVSRYPGTDAARTASDRLSAMQLGQMQR; this is translated from the coding sequence CTGCGCCCTCGTCTTCTCCTGGCCACCGTCGCCCTGACCCTGGCCTTCGCCGCGCCGGCCCACGCCCAGCGCGTCAGCCTGGCCGACCGCGTGGCCACGCTCGAGGCGCGGGCCGCCAACAACCAGGCCAATGTGGACATGCTCAACCAGCTCAACCAGCTGCGTGCCGAGGTGCAGACGCTGCAGGCCCAGGTTGAGGAGCTGCAGCAGCAGAACCAGCAGCTGCTGTCGTCCAGCAAGAGCCAGTACATCGATCTCGACAGCCGGCTGGCCCGGCTCGAGGGCGGTGCGGCGCCGATCACGCCGCCTGCCACGCCGGTCACGACCCCGGCCACGCCCCCCAAGGCCGCCGCCCCCGTCCCGCAGGACCGCCAGCCCGCTGTCTATGGCGATCCGGGCGCCCTGTCGCAGGGTGCCGGTGAACGCGCCGCCTACGACGCAGCCTTCGGCGCCCTGAAGGCCGGGCAGTACGCCCAGGCCGCTGAACTGTTCCAGGGCTTCCTGGCGCAGTACCCCAGCGGCAGTTTCGCGCCCAACGCCCTGTACTGGCTGGGCGAAAGCTATTACGTCACGCAGAACTACACCCTGGCGCGCGAGCAGTTCCAGATGCTGATCGATCGCTACCCGACCCACGACAAGGCCCCCGGTGCCTTGCTGAAGGTGGGGCTGTCGATGTACGGCGCCCGCGACTTCGACGGCGCACAGGCGGCGCTGAACGAAGTCGTCTCCCGCTACCCGGGCACCGACGCGGCACGCACCGCCTCCGATCGCCTCAGCGCGATGCAGCTGGGCCAGATGCAGCGCTGA
- the pal gene encoding peptidoglycan-associated lipoprotein Pal, with protein MNNTARILVAALLCTTAVACSKKVKEVPPADTGPSTTTPVTETPTTPGAYGPEDLDTDACLRQRVVYFDFDQDSLRPEFQAIVACHAKYLRDRPSSRMTLEGHADERGSREYNQGLGERRGNGVSSGIQANGGSGSQVMVSSYGEERPTCTDSTEDCWAKNRRVEIVYTAR; from the coding sequence ATGAACAACACCGCCCGCATTCTGGTCGCCGCGCTGCTGTGCACCACGGCCGTGGCCTGCTCGAAGAAAGTGAAGGAAGTTCCGCCGGCCGACACCGGTCCCAGCACCACCACTCCGGTCACCGAGACCCCGACCACGCCGGGCGCCTACGGTCCCGAAGACCTGGACACCGACGCCTGCCTGCGCCAGCGCGTCGTGTACTTCGACTTCGACCAGGACTCGCTGCGTCCCGAGTTCCAGGCCATCGTCGCCTGCCACGCCAAGTACCTGCGTGACCGTCCGTCCTCGCGCATGACCCTTGAAGGCCACGCCGACGAGCGCGGCAGCCGCGAGTACAACCAGGGCCTGGGCGAGCGCCGCGGCAACGGCGTGTCCTCGGGCATCCAGGCCAACGGCGGCTCGGGCTCGCAGGTCATGGTCAGCAGCTACGGCGAAGAGCGCCCGACCTGCACCGATTCGACCGAAGACTGCTGGGCCAAGAACCGCCGCGTCGAGATCGTCTACACCGCGCGTTGA
- the tolB gene encoding Tol-Pal system beta propeller repeat protein TolB, producing MNRPLAWLTRLLVLLMPLAAHAQSGGLDIDIVGGNASATPIAVIPMQGAPGMQTDIAQVVAADLNRSGAFRSLPPQDIVERPSRGSEINFPTWTALNQDYILVGRVADTGDGGFRVEYELFDTAKPTERLLGYALTARANAMRDVAHQVADAVYEKITGVRGAFYTRIAYVTASGVGKGARYALMVADSDGFNPQTVVRSTEPLLSPAWSPDGGRLAYVSYEGGNSSVYVQTIASGAREHIARFRGINGAPSFSPDGRRLALTLSKSGNPEIYVMDLGSRALTQITNHSAIDTSAVWSGDGASLYFVSDRGGKPQVYQVPSSGGGASRVTFQGSYNADPTVSADGKKIAVTQGGGNYRIAMMDRGVGGSWTNLSPGSLDESPSFAPNGMMILYAAREGRRDVLYAVSSDARVRQRLVLADGDVREPAWGPFRGRPNP from the coding sequence ATGAATCGACCTCTCGCCTGGCTGACCCGCCTGCTCGTCCTCCTCATGCCGCTCGCGGCCCACGCGCAATCGGGCGGCCTGGACATCGACATCGTCGGTGGCAACGCGTCGGCCACGCCGATCGCGGTGATCCCGATGCAGGGGGCGCCCGGGATGCAGACCGACATCGCCCAGGTGGTCGCCGCCGACCTCAACCGGTCCGGCGCCTTCCGCAGCCTGCCGCCGCAGGACATCGTCGAGCGGCCCTCGCGCGGCAGCGAGATCAACTTTCCCACTTGGACCGCCCTCAACCAGGACTACATCCTGGTCGGACGCGTGGCCGACACCGGCGATGGCGGCTTCCGCGTCGAGTACGAACTGTTCGACACGGCCAAGCCCACCGAGCGCCTGCTGGGGTACGCGCTGACCGCGCGCGCCAACGCCATGCGCGACGTCGCCCACCAGGTCGCCGACGCGGTGTACGAGAAGATCACCGGCGTCCGCGGCGCCTTCTACACCCGCATCGCCTATGTCACCGCATCGGGCGTGGGCAAGGGTGCGCGCTATGCGCTGATGGTCGCCGACAGCGACGGCTTCAACCCGCAGACCGTCGTGCGCTCGACCGAGCCGCTGCTATCGCCGGCGTGGAGCCCGGATGGCGGCCGCCTGGCGTACGTCAGCTACGAGGGCGGCAACTCGTCGGTCTACGTGCAGACCATCGCCAGCGGTGCGCGCGAGCACATCGCCAGGTTCCGCGGCATCAACGGCGCTCCGTCGTTCTCGCCCGATGGCCGGCGACTCGCACTGACGCTGTCCAAGAGCGGCAACCCGGAGATCTACGTGATGGACCTGGGCAGCCGCGCGCTGACCCAGATCACCAACCACTCCGCGATCGATACCTCGGCGGTGTGGAGCGGCGACGGCGCCAGCCTGTACTTCGTGTCCGACCGTGGCGGCAAGCCGCAGGTCTACCAGGTGCCGTCCTCCGGTGGCGGTGCCTCGCGCGTCACCTTCCAGGGCAGCTACAACGCCGACCCGACCGTCTCGGCGGACGGCAAGAAGATCGCCGTCACCCAGGGCGGGGGCAACTACCGCATCGCGATGATGGATCGCGGCGTGGGCGGCAGCTGGACCAACCTCTCCCCCGGCTCGCTCGACGAGTCGCCCAGCTTCGCACCCAATGGAATGATGATCCTTTATGCTGCCCGTGAAGGCCGCCGGGACGTGCTGTACGCCGTTTCCTCCGACGCCCGCGTGCGCCAGCGCCTGGTACTGGCCGATGGCGACGTGCGCGAACCGGCGTGGGGCCCGTTCCGTGGTCGTCCGAATCCCTGA
- a CDS encoding TonB C-terminal domain-containing protein, whose amino-acid sequence MKETPGDTARALGLAIALHVLLFLLLFAGMWWTRSGAPAAAGAISAELMATSDLSAAMQRTLRQKPEPIVEPVPEPEPEPEPELPEPLPEPVEEQPQPQDFIPVPDEVDQAEVTDQPTPTPATEDKVQEAKQRQEQVDLTEQERQQAAQRQERLTEMERQRQKQLEDIRRRRAAAAREADLAEQRLQQLAQVRAGNAAEAAAQADATATGAGGQDDGLRARYVAAIQAAVLSKWTRPESVAVGSQCRVIIRQLPGGQVMSAEVASPCALDEQGRRSVEAAVLKAQPLPYAGFESVFARQLNLNFRAEDR is encoded by the coding sequence ATGAAGGAAACTCCGGGCGATACCGCGCGCGCCCTTGGCCTTGCCATCGCGCTGCACGTGCTGCTGTTCCTGCTGCTGTTCGCCGGCATGTGGTGGACCCGCAGCGGCGCGCCGGCGGCCGCGGGCGCGATCTCGGCCGAGCTGATGGCCACCAGCGACTTGTCCGCGGCCATGCAGCGCACCCTGCGCCAGAAGCCCGAGCCCATCGTCGAACCCGTGCCCGAGCCGGAACCCGAACCCGAGCCCGAACTGCCCGAGCCGCTCCCCGAGCCGGTCGAGGAGCAGCCGCAGCCACAGGATTTCATCCCGGTGCCCGACGAGGTCGACCAGGCCGAAGTCACCGACCAGCCCACGCCGACGCCGGCCACCGAGGACAAGGTCCAGGAAGCCAAGCAGCGCCAGGAGCAGGTGGACCTGACCGAGCAGGAGCGCCAGCAGGCCGCCCAGCGCCAGGAGCGGCTGACCGAAATGGAGCGCCAGCGCCAGAAGCAGCTCGAGGACATCCGCCGCCGCCGCGCCGCCGCCGCCCGCGAGGCCGACTTGGCCGAGCAGCGCCTGCAGCAGCTGGCGCAGGTCCGCGCGGGCAATGCCGCCGAAGCGGCGGCCCAGGCCGATGCCACCGCCACCGGGGCGGGCGGGCAGGACGACGGCCTGCGGGCCCGCTACGTCGCGGCGATCCAGGCCGCCGTGCTGTCGAAATGGACCCGCCCCGAGTCGGTGGCGGTGGGCAGCCAGTGCCGCGTGATCATCCGCCAGCTGCCGGGCGGGCAGGTCATGTCGGCCGAAGTCGCCTCCCCCTGCGCGCTGGACGAACAGGGCCGGCGATCGGTCGAGGCGGCCGTCCTCAAGGCCCAGCCGCTGCCGTACGCCGGCTTCGAGTCGGTGTTCGCGCGCCAGCTCAACCTCAACTTCCGTGCCGAAGACCGCTAG
- the tolR gene encoding protein TolR: MTALSMRRHRKRKLKAEINVVPYIDVMLVLLVIFMVTAPLLTLGVDVDLPRSNAKSVNAKEDPIVVSVYPDGALALAVKAGQNETVTAQGLEARVRAIVAQNQDASVFVAGYGEGKYQDVMNVMELLQRAQVKKIGLMSQPKQGAAK; encoded by the coding sequence ATGACCGCCCTTTCCATGCGCCGCCATCGCAAGCGCAAGCTCAAGGCCGAGATCAACGTCGTCCCCTACATCGACGTGATGCTGGTGCTGCTGGTGATCTTCATGGTCACCGCGCCGCTGCTGACGCTCGGCGTGGACGTCGACCTGCCGCGCTCGAACGCCAAGTCGGTCAACGCGAAAGAGGACCCGATCGTCGTCAGCGTGTATCCCGACGGCGCGCTCGCCCTGGCGGTGAAGGCCGGGCAGAACGAAACGGTCACCGCCCAGGGCCTGGAGGCGCGCGTGCGCGCGATCGTCGCCCAGAACCAGGACGCGTCGGTCTTCGTCGCCGGTTACGGCGAGGGCAAGTACCAGGACGTGATGAACGTGATGGAGCTGCTCCAGCGCGCGCAGGTCAAGAAGATCGGGCTGATGAGCCAGCCCAAGCAGGGTGCCGCCAAGTGA
- the tolQ gene encoding protein TolQ yields MTPATLIAMQATVEALPEDAPAQSAELAQQAVAGVAAAPGGSELNLLQLVLDASLPVQLIMALLIVASVVSWVIIFRKRSVIARAQKEAERFEERFWSGAELTKLYAGATQGRGPIGGLESIFEAGFREFDRLRQRRSTDARVQLEGAQRAMRATGSREIDGLEHNLELLANIGSTAPYIGLVGTVFGIMVTMHGLLASGAQVGIKDVAPGISEALLATAMGLFVAIPAVWAYNRFANGVERLAVRYDAFAEEFSSILQRQAHVDE; encoded by the coding sequence ATGACCCCCGCAACCCTCATCGCCATGCAGGCCACCGTCGAAGCGCTGCCCGAGGATGCGCCCGCGCAGTCCGCGGAACTGGCGCAGCAGGCCGTCGCCGGCGTCGCCGCCGCGCCGGGCGGCAGCGAGTTGAACCTGCTGCAGCTCGTGCTCGACGCCAGCCTCCCCGTGCAGCTGATCATGGCGCTGCTGATCGTCGCCTCGGTCGTGTCATGGGTGATCATCTTCCGCAAGCGCAGCGTCATCGCCCGCGCGCAGAAGGAGGCCGAGCGTTTCGAGGAACGCTTCTGGTCTGGCGCCGAGCTGACCAAGCTCTATGCCGGCGCCACCCAGGGCCGCGGTCCGATCGGCGGCCTGGAATCCATCTTCGAGGCCGGCTTCCGCGAGTTCGACCGCCTGCGCCAGCGCAGGAGCACCGACGCGCGGGTGCAGCTCGAAGGCGCGCAGCGGGCGATGCGCGCGACCGGCTCGCGCGAGATCGACGGCTTGGAGCACAACCTGGAACTGCTGGCCAACATCGGCTCCACCGCGCCCTACATCGGCCTGGTCGGCACCGTGTTCGGGATCATGGTGACGATGCACGGCCTGCTCGCCAGCGGCGCGCAGGTGGGCATCAAGGACGTCGCACCGGGCATCTCCGAGGCGCTGCTGGCCACCGCGATGGGCCTGTTCGTCGCCATCCCCGCCGTCTGGGCCTACAACCGCTTCGCCAATGGCGTCGAGCGGCTGGCCGTGCGTTACGACGCCTTCGCCGAGGAGTTCTCCTCGATCCTGCAGCGCCAGGCGCACGTGGACGAATGA
- the ybgC gene encoding tol-pal system-associated acyl-CoA thioesterase, translating into MFSHSVRIYWEDTDAGGVVYHAQYVAFLERARSEWMRAQGYGQDLLRREYGLLFAVRAMQLDFLKPARLDDALEVTARVRECRRASLVFGQQIRRGPDLLLTAQVRVAALGIDFRPAPIPQPLYDELNALVENDE; encoded by the coding sequence ATGTTCAGCCACTCTGTCCGGATTTACTGGGAAGATACCGACGCCGGTGGTGTCGTGTACCACGCGCAGTACGTCGCGTTCCTGGAGCGCGCGCGCAGCGAATGGATGCGTGCGCAGGGCTACGGCCAGGACCTGCTGCGGCGCGAATACGGCCTGCTGTTCGCGGTCCGCGCGATGCAGCTGGATTTCCTGAAACCGGCGCGGCTGGACGATGCGCTGGAAGTCACCGCCCGCGTCCGCGAGTGCCGGCGCGCCAGCCTGGTGTTCGGCCAGCAGATCCGGCGTGGTCCGGACCTGCTGCTCACCGCCCAGGTCCGCGTGGCGGCGCTGGGCATCGACTTCCGTCCCGCGCCCATCCCGCAACCGCTGTATGACGAATTGAACGCCCTGGTGGAGAACGACGAATGA
- the ruvB gene encoding Holliday junction branch migration DNA helicase RuvB, translated as MTDPRIVSPAATREEDAIEASIRPRRLDEYLGQAPVREQMQIYISAARGRGEALDHVLIFGPPGLGKTTLSHVIANELGVNLRQTSGPVIEKAGDLAALLTNLQPHDVLFIDEIHRLSPVVEEVLYPAMEDYQIDIMIGEGPAARSIKLDLPPFTLIGATTRAGLLTAPLRDRFGIVQRLEFYSAEELTRIVRRSAQILGIDCDPHGAAEIARRSRGTPRIANRLLRRVRDYAQVRADGAITRETADSAMKMLKVDAEGFDDLDRRMLTTIIEAFDGGPVGVESLAAALSEERGTLEDVIEPYLIQQGYLVRSARGRMATPKAYRHMGFRPKAGAKDLFAERLDTPNQEPGNEEQAT; from the coding sequence ATGACCGACCCACGCATCGTCTCGCCCGCCGCCACCCGCGAAGAGGACGCCATCGAAGCGTCGATCCGGCCCCGGCGGCTGGACGAGTACCTGGGCCAGGCGCCCGTGCGGGAACAGATGCAGATCTACATCTCGGCGGCCAGGGGACGGGGCGAGGCACTCGACCACGTGCTGATCTTCGGCCCGCCCGGACTGGGCAAGACCACGCTGAGCCACGTCATCGCCAACGAACTGGGCGTGAACCTGCGCCAGACCTCGGGTCCGGTCATCGAGAAGGCCGGCGACCTGGCCGCGCTGCTGACCAACCTGCAGCCGCACGACGTGCTTTTCATCGACGAGATCCACCGCCTGTCGCCCGTCGTCGAGGAGGTGCTGTACCCGGCGATGGAGGACTACCAGATCGACATCATGATCGGGGAGGGCCCGGCGGCCCGTTCGATCAAGCTCGACCTGCCGCCCTTCACCCTGATCGGGGCGACCACCCGCGCCGGCCTGCTGACCGCGCCGCTGCGCGACCGCTTCGGCATCGTCCAGCGCCTGGAGTTCTACAGCGCCGAAGAGCTGACCCGCATCGTGCGTCGCTCCGCGCAGATCCTGGGCATCGACTGCGACCCGCATGGCGCCGCGGAGATCGCGCGCCGCTCCCGCGGCACGCCCCGCATCGCCAACCGCCTGCTGCGCCGCGTGCGCGACTACGCGCAGGTCAGGGCCGACGGTGCGATCACGCGCGAGACCGCCGACTCGGCGATGAAGATGCTCAAGGTGGATGCGGAAGGGTTCGACGACCTCGACCGTCGCATGCTCACGACGATCATCGAAGCCTTCGACGGCGGCCCGGTGGGCGTGGAATCCCTGGCCGCGGCGCTCAGCGAGGAGCGCGGCACCCTCGAGGACGTGATCGAGCCCTACCTGATCCAGCAGGGGTACCTGGTGCGCTCGGCACGCGGCCGGATGGCGACGCCCAAGGCCTATCGCCACATGGGTTTCAGGCCCAAGGCGGGGGCAAAGGACCTGTTCGCCGAAAGGCTGGACACCCCAAATCAGGAACCGGGGAACGAGGAACAGGCCACGTGA